A stretch of the Vidua chalybeata isolate OUT-0048 chromosome 19, bVidCha1 merged haplotype, whole genome shotgun sequence genome encodes the following:
- the POLG2 gene encoding DNA polymerase subunit gamma-2, mitochondrial, with amino-acid sequence MALGSRQGCRWCGRAALGQPRRRREPEPAGCSARLYSESGGAAEAAGGAELLEVCWRRLFLRGGAGPLPWSAYLSGRHPGFGPLGAALRTNLAAQWWDSALPVREQVFPVDAPLHGPPGALRDAQGLRLLHPEALREVLQGCGQNPGGPALEEVLGAAGLLRESLLPGVLAQYVSCLELVNKRLPCGLAQIGVCFHSVPESEHSVSGNEQHNKNLTRIGERTTSLLAWFSSPRTAGQWLDYWLRQRLQWWRKFAVGPSNFSSSDFQDEEGRRGFKLHYSFPWGIETIETLKNLGDTELLQLYPGERSKLLGRDGRKNVIPHVLSVNGNLDRGVLAYLFDSLQVVENPLTAKKNSQRKVLKLHPCLAPLKVALDVGKGPTTELRQVCQGLFNELTENGISVWPGYLETVHVSLEHLYTKYDEMSIPFTVLISDGTLENGVVQLRSRDTTMKEMMHISRLKDFLTKYVTSAKNV; translated from the exons ATGGCGCTGGGCTCCCGCCAAGGCTGCCGCTGGTGCGGCCGCGCCGCCCTGGGACAGCCGAGGCGGCGGCGAGAGCCGGAGCCGGCCGGATGCTCGGCGCGGCTGTACTCGGAGAGCGGTGGTGCTGCCgaggcggcgggcggggcggagctgctggaggtgtgCTGGCGGCGGCTCTTCCTacggggcggcgcggggccgctGCCGTGGAGCGCCTACCTGAGCGGCCGCCACCCCGGCTTCGGGCCGCTGGGCGCCGCGCTGCGCACCAACCTGGCGGCGCAGTGGTGGGACTCGGCGCTGCCCGTGCGGGAGCAGGTGTTCCCCGTGGACGCCCCGCTCCACGGCCCGCCCGGCGCTCTGCGGGACGCGCAGGGGCTGCGGCTGCTGCACCCGGAGGCGCTGCGCGAAGTCctccagggctgtgggcagaACCCTGGCGGCCCGGCCCTGGAAGAAGTACTGGGGGCCGCGGGGCTGCTACGGGAGAGCCTCCTGCCCG GTGTTCTGGCGCAATATGTCAGCTGCTTAGAGCTGGTGAACAAAAGACTGCCCTGTGGCCTTGCTCAAATTGGAGTGTGCTTTCATTCTGTTCCAGAAAGTGAACATTCTGTTTCAGGAAATgaacaacacaacaaaaacctTACAAG AATAGGCGAGAGGACCACGTCTCTGCTTGCCTGGTTTAGTTCTCCCAGAACTGCAGGACAGTGGCTCGATTACTGGCTGCGCCAGAGGCTCCAGTGGTGGAGAAAG tttgctgtAGGCCCATCTAACTTCAGCAGCAGTGACTTTCAGGATGAAGAAGGCAGAAGAGGATTTAAGTTACATTATAGCTTTCCTTGGGGCATAGAAACAATAGAAACGCTGAAGAACCTTGGTGATACTGAACTGCTACAGCTGTATCCAGGAGAGAGATCTAAATTACTT ggCCGAGATGGAAGGAAGAATGTCATCCCTCATGTTCTGTCTGTGAACGGGAATCTGGACCGAGGAGTGTTAGCGTATCTCTTTGATTCTCTACAGGTAGTTGAGAATCCAttaacagcaaagaaaaattctcAGAGAAAG GTACTTAAGCTTCATCCTTGCTTGGCACCCCTTAAAGTGGCCTTGGATGTAGGAAAAGGTCCAACAACAGAGCTGAGGCAG GTTTGTCAAGGATTGTTCAATGAACTgacagaaaatggaatttctgtATGGCCGGGTTATCTGGAAACTGTGCATGTGTCTCTGGAACATCTTTATACAAA GTATGATGAGATGAGTATTCCCTTCACGGTCTTGATAAGTGATGGCACTCTAGAGAATGGAGTGGTCCAGCTGAGAAGCAGAGACACCACCATGAAGGAAATGATGCACATTTCCAGGCTGAAGGACTTTTTAACTAAGTATGTTACATCAGCCAAAAATGTGTAA
- the MILR1 gene encoding allergin-1, with the protein MLFLAILLFSYLQMSQQIQKTTANGKEMVTNPKLVLVQGTLNVVMKQNVTLSCLSEPASPPVRYALFKHNQQVSALNRSDLSPALFTLTISSASDVGEYKCKAEYNNSSGGKYSNSLTFTLLEPISKPVLSSPTSQAKKGQNVTLSCFSENGSLPITYLFFKGTQNISPQKMMQKREAAVIFLFINSLSDFGTYKCKANNSFPNNTKYSNGFNFTLAEERSHSQPLVIALGLILLLFIIGLALAIPFFVIPLYKSKKFKSTRPSIGLTSTVNAEESYTENEVIYSEIEPLRPEEEYINFSIIRREEEKGENLKL; encoded by the exons atgctttttcttgcaattctgctgttttcctaCC tTCAAATGTCTCAGCAGATACAGAAAACTACTGCAAATGGCAAAG agatGGTGACCAATCCCAAGCTTGTACTGGTTCAGGGGACTTTGAATGTGGTGATGAAGCAGAATGTgaccctctcctgcctctctgagCCTGCATCTCCACCTGTTAGATATGCACTGTTCAAGCACAACCAGCAGGTATCTGCTTTGAACAGGTCAGACTTGAGCCCTGCACTGTTCACCCTGACCATCAGCTCTGCCAGCGATGTTGGGGAATACAAGTGCAAAGCTGAGTATAACAACTCCAGTGGTGGAAAATACAGCAACAGCCTCACCTTCACCCTCTTAG agccAATTTCCAAACCAGTGCTGAGCTCACCAACCTCTCAGGCAAAGAAAGGCCAGAATGTGACCCTGTCCTGTTTCTCGGAGAACGGATCCCTTCCTATCACCTATCTATTCTTCAAAGGAACACAAAACATTTCTCCCCAAAAGATGATGCAGAAGAGGGAAGCAGCTGTGATTTTTCTATTTATCAATTCCCTTAGTGACTTTGGAACCTATAAATGCAAAGCTAATAACAGTTTTCCCAATaatacaaaatacagcaacGGTTTCAACTTTACATTAGCAG AAGAGAGAAGTCATTCTCAGCCTCTGGTAATTGCTCTTGGGCTGATCCTGCTACTATTTATAATAGGACttgctctggcaattccattTTTCGTAATTCCTTTGTATAAATCAA AAAAATTTAAGTCTACCAGGCCCTCAATTGGCCTTACTTCAACAGTGAATGCAGAGGAGTCATATACTGAAAATGAAGTCATATACTCAGAGATTG AGCCTCTTAGACCAGAAGAAGAATACATCAACTTCTCCATTAttagaagagaagaggaaaaaggtgAAAACCTCAAGCTATAA